The segment TTCATGGTTCACTTAGGTTCTCTATTGATTGATGCTGTTctgattgtttttcttttcctgctGTTTGAAGGAATGAAGTTACCTGTCATCCAGGTACAGCAGTGTTCATTTTGTAAAtccatttttttgttcttgtttgtgtAAACTTCTTTGTGCTTCACATCGTGAGTTGATGGAGTCGAACATGATCAAAAGCTTGTGATGGGAAGTTTTCTTATCAAGAAGGCTTCTTTGAGATGAGTCCAATCATGGGATAAGATAGAAGAGTCGATTGtttcttatttcctttttttagtttgaacGAATGGAGGatatttgtgagatccaacatcgattggagagaggaacgagtgccaacgaggatgctgggccccgaaggggggtggattgtgagatcccacattgatgggagaggggaacgagtgtcagcgaggacgctgggcctcgaaaggaggtggattgtgagatctcacacgggttggagagggaaacgaaatattctttataagggtgtggaaacctctccctagcaaatgcattttaacaaccttgaaaggaagcccgaaagggaaagcctaaagaggacaatatctactagcggtgggcttgggttgttacaatacCTCGTGCTCAAATCATTGTTGCTTtatgcttttatttatttttcaaaagttataTTTCCATATTTAACTTGATATTGGAAAAAGGGTACTTTGCAATCTGGAAAAGGTTACACTTGCTTTCAAATATGGACAATATAATAAATACTGCAATTGGCCTAGATTGATTGAGAATCATAACTAATAAAGAAATTCGGAGTGTACTGGTTATAATATCGTTTCCTATACGCTTTAAACTCATTTGCAATGTTAGTAATGTTGATGAACGTGTTGCAGTGAATTTAGACGACGGATCAGGGCCAGCACACAACGCTATTGAGGTTAACATTCATGCAGCTGAAGGAAATGTGATTTTGGAGCCATATGTGGGTATGGAGTTTGATTCTGAAGATGCTGCCAGAAAATTTTATGCTGAATATGCCAGACAAATGGGGTTTGTTGTACGAATCATGCAGCGACGTCGTTCTGGAATTGATGGAAGAACGCTAGCTCGGAGGCTTGGATGTAACAAACAAGGTTTCTCTCCCAATCATAGAGGGATTTATGGATTGGATAAGAAATCACGGCCTAGTGCACGTGAGGGCTGCAAGGCAACGATTTTGGTAAAAATGGAGAAGTCTGGAAAATGGGTCGTTACACGATTTGTGAAGGATCACAATCATCCCTTAGTTGTTTGCTCCAATGGTTTCAACAGCTCGGTGAGTTATTCTGATTCTCTAACATATGTTCTATGCTTCATGTTTGACAAGAGGACTGTGCTGAATTAGATGCTGTGATACCATGCAAAaggtttctttgtttctttgttcattgatttttttttgagttcgAACATGTGGGGTGGGGTGAGGACTCAAATCTTTGACCTCATACTATCGAGGGGAGGATTTGAGACCTCCCCTTACTCCCTAAGGTCACTCACAACGTTTCATGCCAAGTCGGTTACCTTTACAACCATCCCTTGTGACCGCTCGATACTAAAATGAACATCCTTACTTTTACGATACGAGATAGAAGGATATATATCTAGGGGAGATTCGAGAGTTCTCCTTACTCCCCATGATCGCTTACCAAAAGTCCATCTCTCTCCATATAGGAAGTGTGCTAAATAGTCATAGCCACTCACGACGTTCCATGCGAAAGTCGGTTCCTTTTGCAACCATCCCTTGTGACCAAATAGCTCTAATATAAATTGAACCTCTTTACTTTAACAGGGCATAGAGGGATATGTAACTAAGGGAAGATTTGAGAGTTCCCCATACTCCCCATGATCACTTACCAAAAGTTAACCCTTCTCCGTACCGAAAGTACGCTAAACAGCTATAGCCACTCACAACGTTCCATGTCAAAGTAagtttgtaacggtccaagcccaccgctagcagatattgtcctctttgggctttccctttcaggtttcCTCTCGAGGTTTtgaaaacgcgtttgctagagaaaggtttccatacccttac is part of the Cucurbita pepo subsp. pepo cultivar mu-cu-16 chromosome LG12, ASM280686v2, whole genome shotgun sequence genome and harbors:
- the LOC111807377 gene encoding protein FAR1-RELATED SEQUENCE 5-like isoform X1, with protein sequence MNLDDGSGPAHNAIEVNIHAAEGNVILEPYVGMEFDSEDAARKFYAEYARQMGFVVRIMQRRRSGIDGRTLARRLGCNKQGFSPNHRGIYGLDKKSRPSAREGCKATILVKMEKSGKWVVTRFVKDHNHPLVVCSNGFNSSGDKDKKIEELKMELEHQEQLCIAYREKLFNFISKVEEQTEELSSKIQVIISNLRQVESGIQKHYPCRRPQ
- the LOC111807377 gene encoding protein FAR1-RELATED SEQUENCE 5-like isoform X2; amino-acid sequence: MEFDSEDAARKFYAEYARQMGFVVRIMQRRRSGIDGRTLARRLGCNKQGFSPNHRGIYGLDKKSRPSAREGCKATILVKMEKSGKWVVTRFVKDHNHPLVVCSNGFNSSGDKDKKIEELKMELEHQEQLCIAYREKLFNFISKVEEQTEELSSKIQVIISNLRQVESGIQKHYPCRRPQ